One stretch of Myxococcota bacterium DNA includes these proteins:
- the pssA gene encoding CDP-diacylglycerol--serine O-phosphatidyltransferase, which yields MTPAHREAFRERRRRRRAGRRERRRAVYLLPNLITSTGLMLGFWSITLSIRGEFEKAALAIVLSMVCDMLDGRVARATHSQSRFGVEFDSLSDLTAFGLAPALLMYNWTLLPLGPRGWLVAGLFALCAALRLARFNAKADDSTQKHFQGIPSTFAGGMVAATVWFVGSFDLTPPFPRALGFAITSFFALLALLMVSTIPYPSLKVVKIEGRKAYPALVAILVFLVIVLLNHETMLFAIGVAYLLSGPVVWWRERHKLPEPEAEHERESVSDVH from the coding sequence GCGGCGGCGCCGCCGGCGCGCCGGGCGCCGCGAGCGCCGGCGCGCGGTGTATCTCCTGCCGAATCTGATCACCTCGACCGGGCTCATGCTCGGCTTCTGGTCGATCACGCTCTCGATCCGCGGCGAGTTCGAGAAGGCGGCGCTGGCGATCGTGCTGTCCATGGTGTGCGACATGCTCGACGGCCGCGTCGCGCGTGCGACTCACTCGCAGAGCCGCTTCGGCGTCGAGTTCGACTCGCTCTCCGACCTGACCGCGTTCGGCCTGGCGCCGGCGCTGCTCATGTACAACTGGACGCTCTTGCCGCTCGGCCCGCGCGGCTGGCTGGTCGCGGGGCTGTTCGCGCTGTGCGCGGCGCTGCGGCTCGCGCGCTTCAACGCCAAGGCCGACGACTCGACGCAGAAGCACTTCCAGGGCATTCCCTCGACCTTCGCGGGCGGCATGGTCGCCGCAACGGTCTGGTTCGTCGGCTCGTTCGATCTGACGCCGCCGTTTCCGCGCGCGCTGGGCTTCGCGATCACCTCGTTCTTCGCGCTGCTCGCGCTGCTCATGGTGAGCACGATTCCGTACCCGAGCCTGAAGGTCGTGAAGATCGAGGGCCGGAAGGCTTATCCGGCGCTGGTCGCGATCCTGGTGTTCCTGGTGATCGTGCTGCTCAACCACGAGACCATGTTGTTCGCGATCGGCGTGGCCTATCTGCTCTCGGGCCCCGTGGTCTGGTGGCGCGAGCGCCACAAGCTGCCCGAGCCCGAGGCCGAGCACGAACGGGAGTCAGTCAGCGATGTCCACTGA